The region CACAGCCCGCCCCAGCAATACCCAAACCGCTAGGAATAACGCTCCAGCTTCTGCGTCCTCCGCTCCCCCCAGGACAGTCAGTACCCCGGCACCGGTTTCTGCCCCCGCTGCTGCGTCTCCTGCCGATAGTGGATTACCGGCTCCTCCTTCAGTCCGCAAATCGGAGTAACTGGGCCATTGTGGTCTATGAATCCGGCATCATTTGGTCGGGAAATCCGCTTCATTCATCGGTAAAGCCAGAGGGGTTGGCCGCTAGTGGATACCTCAAATTCACACCATTTCAAGGTTTCCGTTAAACCAAGGTTATCGGCCATGATCTGTAGTTGGCTGTCGCCACTGGTGAGTCTTTTGAGGAAAGGTTTGGGGTCTTCAATGGTATCCAGTTCTGCTTTGTCTGGATCCAAGCCCGCCAAAGTAGCCGCCCATTGCCTGGCCTCCTCCTCTGTGCCCAGGCGATCAACTAAACCCAATTCCAAGGCCTGTTGCCCGGTAAAAATTCGTCCGTCGGCAAATTCTTTGACTTTTTCCACTGCCAAATTGCGCCCCGCCGCCACCGTGGAAACAAATTGCCCGTAGCTGTCATCAATCAAAGCCTGCAAAATAGACTGTTCCTCCGGCAGTAATTCCCGGTCAAAGGACAAAATATCTTTATAGGGCCCTGACTTAATCACCTTAAAAGAAACCCCCACTTTCTCTAGCAATCTCTCCAGGTTATTGCCCCTTAAAATTACGCCAATACTGCCGGTGATGGTGCCAGCGTTGGCCATGATGTGAGGACAACCCATGGCGATATATACACCCCCAGAAGCGGAAATGTTACCAAAACTGGCAACAACTTTGATTTTTTCACTTAATTGCTTTAATTTGGTGTAAATTTCCTGGGAATCCACTATTGTGCCCCCAGGGGAGTCGATGCGGACTAATAGGGCAGGATATTTTTTTTCTTCCACCGTCTTGAGAGCCTTCAACACTGCTTTGCGGGTTCCACCGGCGATCGCCCCGGTTACTTCAATGCGAGCAATTTTTTTACGGGTACTGGTTTTGAAGGGCCAAATCATAGATTTTAATAGCAAAAGGGATTACAAAACAGTTAATCAATGGGGAACCATTCTAACAAAGAAAGACTAGGACAATGGAAACCACCGATGTATTTCTGGTTAGAATTTGTTTGTAAAATTTTATCCAGTTCCTTAAATATTCTCATTAAAGCTCCGTCAATATTGGGGGATTTCCACTTAGTTTCCCCTCCAAATTTGTGGGGTCAGGAGGGCCTTTAAACACGCTCTTAGGTTAATATTTCTCCCCTCAATAACTTTTCATACCTCTGAGCTAATTTAGTTTTTAAATTGGGATATTGAGCTAAGGATGGATCTTCGACAATTAGTTGTTCTGCCGCTTCTCTGGCCATCAATAAAACATCCTGGTCTTCCACCAAACTTGCTAGGGCAAAATCCGGTAATCCTGACTGCTTGGTGCCCAAAAATTCCCCCGGCCCTCGCAGACGTAAATCCATTTCTGCAATGAAAAATCCATCTTGGGACTGTTCCATTACCCCTAATCTTTGCCGGGCATCGGGACTTTTGCTATTGGTCACCAATAAACAATGGGACTGGTGGCTTCCCCTCCCTACCCGACCCCGTAATTGGTGCAGTTGGGAAAGGCCAAAACGTTCAGCATTCTCAATTACCATGACGGTGGCATTGGGCACATCCACCCCTACTTCAATCACTGTGGTGGAAACAATAATTTCCGTCACTTTTTCTCGAAAAGCTTGTAATACTGCTTCTTTTTCTGTGCTTTTTAATCGACCGTGCAAAAGACCGATGTTAAAGTTAGGAAAAATTTTTTCACTTAAATGTTTATGCTCTTCCACCGCTGCTTTGATATCTAACTTTTCCGATTGTTCGATTGCCGGAAAAATAATATAAACCTGACGACCCTGGGCCACTTCCCGTCGAATCAGTTCGTACATTTGGGGCCGTTCCTTGGTGGTGATCACACTGGTGCGAATGGGCTGACGGCCGGGGGGCAATTCATCAATTTGGCTCACTTCCAAATCTCCATGGAGCGTTAAAGCAAGGGTGCGGGGAATGGGGGTGGCGGTCATGCTCAGTACGTGGGGAGCATTGCCTTTGGCTAACAATTTGGCCCGTTGCTGCACTCCAAAACGGTGTTGTTCATCAATGACCACTAAACCTAGGCGCTGGAAATTAACCGGCTCTCGAATGAGAGCATGGGTTCCCACTAGTAAGGGTAATTGACCCGTGGCTAAATGGCCGTGGATTTCCCTTCTTTTGGCAGTTTTAGTGGATCCAGTTAACAATTCCACCGGCAAATGGAGCAAATTAAACCAACCCACCAACTTTTGATAATGTTGTTCCGCCAAGACTTCCGTGGGTGCCATCAGGGCCGCTTGGTAACCCCCTTGGAGAGCGGCTAAAATTGCGAAGACCCCCACCACAGTTTTCCCCGATCCCACATCTCCCTGGACGAGGCGATTCATGGGGCTAGATTGACTTAAATCCTCTAGAATTTCATTGACTACCCGCTGTTGGGCTTGGGTTAAACGGAAGGGTAGCAAATCACTAAATTTTTCTAACAATTCACCGCTGGGCGTAAAAATAGCGCTCTGTTGTTGTTGTTTTTGTTCGTAACGTCTTTGCAAAAATCCTAATTGTAAATAAAAAAATTCATCAAACACTAATCGCCTTCTTGCTAAACTTAGCTGTTCCCCATTGTCAGGAAAATGGATTTGGGCAATGGCAGTTTTTAAATCAATTAATTCATACTTTGCTCGAATTTCCCTCGGTAAAGGATCGGACAATTGGGCGATCGCCGGTTGACAAGCTAAAACCAATTTCCGTAAAAAATCCGCTGTTAGACCTTCGGTGAGGGGATAAACGGGTAACACCCGACCCACTTTAAAAGAGTCAATGCTAGGACTATGGCGATCGAGCACCTCAATTTCCGGATTATCCAGGGTCAGACCAAATTTATTGGCTTTGACCAAACCGGAAGCGGCCACGACGGCATGGGGGGGGTAAAGTTTTTTAAGGGTTTCCTGCCAAGCTCGATGGGCAAAACGTCTGCCAGCGTAGAAACGGGATAGTTTGATGCGCCCCGTCTGATCCCGCAACTGGATTTGCAGAATAGTTAAATTCTGATTTTTGGGACTGGTAAAACAAGTGCAATTTACCACCCGCCCCACAATGGTTACCGTTTCCCCCGCTGTTAATTCAGCAATGGTTACCTGTTGGGCATAGTCCAAATAATCCCTGGGGAAATAGAACAGCAAATCTTCGGCCGTGGCCAAACCCAGGCTGTTGAGCAATTTAGTTTGATGTTGGCTCTGGGAAAGTACGGTTGCTAAGGGGGTGTGGAGTTCAACCCGACTTGATTGAGAGCGACGGGACTCAGAAACCCGGGGACGATTGACCAGGGCTGGGGGAGCCGTTTTCCCGACCGCATCGACACAGGGAGATTCCAAACTGCGGCGCAATTGATGTAAAAAACGACGGGTACTGGCCACTAAACTTTTTCTTTCCGCCTGCTCCAGTTGATCGTACTGGGCAAACCTTTGGGCAAACTCTCGCCACTTTTGGCGATCAACCGGGGGAGTACCAGGGGGGGGAGGACTGCCAAAACTCAAACAAAGGAAGTCTCCAAAGCGGTGCTGTTTACCCTGCAAATTCTGAAAGCCCCGCTCCACTTCTACGGTCAAAGCCTTCTGTAAACGAGGCCAATCAACGGACACAGATACCTCAACTAAGTTGCTTTGTTTAATTCTTTCACCGTACAGTATAGTTTCTAACTCAACCTGAAACCTGTGAGTTGCAGACTTTCCATCTGTTTTAAAATACCGATAATAATCGTGTAGAATAACTCAGAACTTTGCCTCTGACTAATAGCACCTTGGAGAGATTTGAGTTCATAGTGAATGGACCTCCTGTATCACAACAAGCTCGTAGACGTGAACGTCTCAGGGCGTGGAAAATAATGGTGCGGGAAGAAGCGGAGAAATACTGGCCACCAGAGCAAAAAGCAGCCATTGGCCCAATCATGCTGAAAATAACCTATTTTTATGATTCTGTTGCTATAGATGTGGACAATATTGTCAAGCCAATTCAGGATGCCATAATTGGATTAGCTTACATTGACGATGATCAAGTTACTGACGTTCTTGTCAGTAAGCGGAATTTGTTAGGTAACTTTAGAGTAGAAAACATGACACCGACTCTAGCAGAAGGATTTTCCCGTGGAAACGAATTTTTGCATATTGTCGTAAGTGAGGCTCCTGATCAAGAGGTAGTTATCTAATGACAATCCCAACTGCAAACCTAGAAAGAGAGCGATTACTGCAACTAGCGGAAGAATATCGTAACAAGGGATACGAGATTTTTTTTCATCCCAATTCGGAAGATCTACCTCATTTTCTTAGGAATTATCGCCCTGATATGATTGTACGGAAGGGAGATGAAGCTGTGATCATTGAGGTTAAGTCTCGTAGTTCACTTAATTCTTCCTCTAGACAATACTTGCAGAATCTAGCCCAATCTGTGGAGCAGCATTCTGGTTGGCGACTTGAGTTAGTGATGACTAATCCAGAGGATTATGTGTATTCTCCACAAACTGAAAACTCCCTTCAAGCACCTGAAATAAAAACAAAACTACAAGTGGCGAGACAACTTGTAATACAACATCCGGAATCAGCTATTCTCTATTCCTGGTCTCTTGTTGAGGCAACCTTAAGGCTTATTGCAGAGCACGAAGAGATTAGTTTACAAGGGCTTGATCCACTTTATCTAGTCAAACAATTAGTAACGAAGGGAGTTATTTCCCGTCCTGAGTATCAGTTACTCATGGATGCGCTTTCACTACGCAATAAAATTGCCCATGGTTTCAAAACGTCCCAAAGTGCATCAGAATTTGCATATCAGATAATCAATGCAACGGAAGAACTACTAAAAACCTTGGATGTTGATGTCAAGGGTTGCTAGTAAATTCATGCTATCAGTGGGGGCAGCGATTGGGTTAGCCGATACCAAAACACCACCTCAAATATGTTTAGTACGAAAAGACTCAACAAAGAGTTGGCTGAGTTGACATAACCGGAGAGAGAATTGCGGCCAAGCTAAACTCAAGATTAGCCAAAGACGGTTTTCCCCATCCTAACCCAGGTAGCCAGGGCCGACCCATTGTCGTTAGAATGCCACTGGAAGCCTAGCATTGGCAACATTTAGCCATTTATCCCAGGACTCCTCCTCAAACTGTGCCGCTGTTGGCCCCGATGGGAACCAGCAAGCAAAATTAAGTAATTATTAAAACTATCAATATGCCTCCAGTCCCCACGCCCGTTGCCACCGCCGAACAAGATCGCGATGTAGTGGTGATCGACGCAGTGGTGGAAGAAATTCGTCCTCCCCGTTTACCTAAAAGTCATCTGGAAGATTTGGGACCCGTTAGTGATATGTTCCCGGAAAGTTGGGAATATAACCCAGATTTGATCATGGAATTTTATCGTAAGCGGCCGTTGCAGGTGTTGGGTCGTTTAATTAATATTTTGTTTCCCCTACTCCAGTTTGTCCTGGGCATTTGGTGGGAAAAATTGAGGGGCAAAGACCCCACTGTTTCCAGAGCTAAGGCTATTCAACTGCGGGAATTATTAACTAACCTGGGCCCCACCTATATCAAAGTTGGTCAAGCCCTTTCCACCAGGCCTGATTTAGTACCACCAGTTTTTTTGGATGAGTTGACAACGTTACAGGATCAATTACCTTCCTTTCCCAACGAAGTTGCCTATCGCTTTATTGAAGAAGAATTGGGGGCACGCGCTGGGGAAATTTATGCAGAATTGTCCCCGGAGCCCATTGCCGCTGCCTCTTTGGGGCAAGTGTATAAGGGTAAGTTAAAAACTGGAGAAGACGTAGCAGTAAAAGTACAAAGACCAGATTTAGTTAAGCGCATTACCCTGGATATTTACATCATGCGTTCCCTCTCCCTCTGGGCCCGGCGATCAGTGAAGAGATTACGCTCTGATTTGGTGGCTATTACCGATGAATTGGCCAGCCGGGTATTCGAGGAAATGAATTACTTCCAAGAGGCGGTTAACGGAGAGAGATTCGCCCAACTGTACGGTGGTTTGCCAGAAATTTATGTGCCTAGTATTTATTGGCAGTACACCGGGCGGCGGGTTTTGACCATGGAGTGGGTGGAAGGAATTAAGTTAACCAATATTAAAGCTATCCAAGCCCAGGGCATTGACGCAACCCATTTAGTGGAAGTGGGAGTCCAGTGTTCCCTGCGGCAATTGTTGGAACATGGTTTTTTCCACGCCGATCCCCACCCCGGTAATTTACTGGCCATGGCCGATGGACGTTTAGCCTACCTGGACTTCGGCATGATGAGTACTATCCAGCCTTACCAGCGCTATGGTTTGATCGAAGCTGTGGTCCATTTGGTCAATCGAGATTTTGACTCTTTGGCGAAAGATTATGTCAAACTAGACTTCCTCAAACCGGATACGGATTTGAAGCCAATTATTCCCGCCCTGAGCCAGGTATTTGGTAATGCATTGGGGGCCAGTGTGGCGGAGTTAAACTTTAAGAGCATCACCGATCAAATGTCGGCCATGATGTATGAATTTCCTTTTCGGGTACCAGCCTATTACGCCCTGATTATTCGTTCCATGGTCACCCTAGAAGGCATTGCCATTGGCATTGATCCCAACTTCAAGGTGTTGAGTAAAGCCTATCCCTATATTGCTAAAAGACTGTTAACGGATCAATCGGAAGAACTACGCACTTCCCTGAAGGAATTACTGTTTAAAGAAGGCAGTTTCCGCTGGAACCGTTTGGAGAATCTATTGCGTAATGCCAAAAATTCCCCTGGATTTGATTTTGATTATGTGCTTAATGAAGCAACAGAATTTTTACTTTCAGACCGGGGGCAATTCATTCGCGATCGCCTAGTGGCGGAATTAGTGAATGGTATTGATCAACTGGGGCGCAATACTTGGCAACAGGTCAGCCACAATATTCAGGAAAGAATTGGTTTCCTGGGCGACCTAGGTAATGGCAACGGCAAGACCCATCAGACCAAGACGATAAAAGTTGCACCTCAGCCCGCCATCGCTCAACAGGAGGAAACATG is a window of Synechocystis sp. PCC 7338 DNA encoding:
- the recG gene encoding ATP-dependent DNA helicase RecG produces the protein MKQSNLVEVSVSVDWPRLQKALTVEVERGFQNLQGKQHRFGDFLCLSFGSPPPPGTPPVDRQKWREFAQRFAQYDQLEQAERKSLVASTRRFLHQLRRSLESPCVDAVGKTAPPALVNRPRVSESRRSQSSRVELHTPLATVLSQSQHQTKLLNSLGLATAEDLLFYFPRDYLDYAQQVTIAELTAGETVTIVGRVVNCTCFTSPKNQNLTILQIQLRDQTGRIKLSRFYAGRRFAHRAWQETLKKLYPPHAVVAASGLVKANKFGLTLDNPEIEVLDRHSPSIDSFKVGRVLPVYPLTEGLTADFLRKLVLACQPAIAQLSDPLPREIRAKYELIDLKTAIAQIHFPDNGEQLSLARRRLVFDEFFYLQLGFLQRRYEQKQQQQSAIFTPSGELLEKFSDLLPFRLTQAQQRVVNEILEDLSQSSPMNRLVQGDVGSGKTVVGVFAILAALQGGYQAALMAPTEVLAEQHYQKLVGWFNLLHLPVELLTGSTKTAKRREIHGHLATGQLPLLVGTHALIREPVNFQRLGLVVIDEQHRFGVQQRAKLLAKGNAPHVLSMTATPIPRTLALTLHGDLEVSQIDELPPGRQPIRTSVITTKERPQMYELIRREVAQGRQVYIIFPAIEQSEKLDIKAAVEEHKHLSEKIFPNFNIGLLHGRLKSTEKEAVLQAFREKVTEIIVSTTVIEVGVDVPNATVMVIENAERFGLSQLHQLRGRVGRGSHQSHCLLVTNSKSPDARQRLGVMEQSQDGFFIAEMDLRLRGPGEFLGTKQSGLPDFALASLVEDQDVLLMAREAAEQLIVEDPSLAQYPNLKTKLAQRYEKLLRGEILT
- a CDS encoding RusA family crossover junction endodeoxyribonuclease yields the protein MNGPPVSQQARRRERLRAWKIMVREEAEKYWPPEQKAAIGPIMLKITYFYDSVAIDVDNIVKPIQDAIIGLAYIDDDQVTDVLVSKRNLLGNFRVENMTPTLAEGFSRGNEFLHIVVSEAPDQEVVI
- the sppA gene encoding signal peptide peptidase SppA, which gives rise to MIWPFKTSTRKKIARIEVTGAIAGGTRKAVLKALKTVEEKKYPALLVRIDSPGGTIVDSQEIYTKLKQLSEKIKVVASFGNISASGGVYIAMGCPHIMANAGTITGSIGVILRGNNLERLLEKVGVSFKVIKSGPYKDILSFDRELLPEEQSILQALIDDSYGQFVSTVAAGRNLAVEKVKEFADGRIFTGQQALELGLVDRLGTEEEARQWAATLAGLDPDKAELDTIEDPKPFLKRLTSGDSQLQIMADNLGLTETLKWCEFEVSTSGQPLWLYR
- a CDS encoding AarF/ABC1/UbiB kinase family protein; amino-acid sequence: MPPVPTPVATAEQDRDVVVIDAVVEEIRPPRLPKSHLEDLGPVSDMFPESWEYNPDLIMEFYRKRPLQVLGRLINILFPLLQFVLGIWWEKLRGKDPTVSRAKAIQLRELLTNLGPTYIKVGQALSTRPDLVPPVFLDELTTLQDQLPSFPNEVAYRFIEEELGARAGEIYAELSPEPIAAASLGQVYKGKLKTGEDVAVKVQRPDLVKRITLDIYIMRSLSLWARRSVKRLRSDLVAITDELASRVFEEMNYFQEAVNGERFAQLYGGLPEIYVPSIYWQYTGRRVLTMEWVEGIKLTNIKAIQAQGIDATHLVEVGVQCSLRQLLEHGFFHADPHPGNLLAMADGRLAYLDFGMMSTIQPYQRYGLIEAVVHLVNRDFDSLAKDYVKLDFLKPDTDLKPIIPALSQVFGNALGASVAELNFKSITDQMSAMMYEFPFRVPAYYALIIRSMVTLEGIAIGIDPNFKVLSKAYPYIAKRLLTDQSEELRTSLKELLFKEGSFRWNRLENLLRNAKNSPGFDFDYVLNEATEFLLSDRGQFIRDRLVAELVNGIDQLGRNTWQQVSHNIQERIGFLGDLGNGNGKTHQTKTIKVAPQPAIAQQEETWQHLQNLWQILKDTPGFDPLKFVPVLSQIIVNPTSRQMGQQVAEGLLQRAIARVIRQWALALESQPNPAIKIRNAA